From one Streptococcus pneumoniae genomic stretch:
- a CDS encoding ABC transporter ATP-binding protein yields the protein MAYIEVKGLAKYYQMGETRISANKDVSFEIEKGELVVILGSSGAGKSTLLNILGGMDQCDEGEVWIDGTDIARFSERKRTAYRREDVGFVFQFYNLVANLTAKENVELATELVANGMDVIDILEKVGLSHRMDNFPAQLSGGEQQRVAIARAVAKRPKMLLCDEPTGALDYQTGKQVLQILQEMSRNEGATVIIVTHNAALAAIADRVIRMRDATVQSVELQSHPADILTLEY from the coding sequence ATGGCATATATAGAAGTAAAGGGACTCGCCAAGTATTACCAAATGGGGGAGACACGGATTTCAGCCAATAAGGACGTATCTTTTGAGATTGAAAAGGGAGAGTTAGTAGTGATTTTGGGCTCCTCTGGTGCTGGGAAATCAACGCTTCTCAATATTTTAGGCGGTATGGATCAGTGCGATGAGGGAGAAGTTTGGATTGACGGGACGGATATTGCTCGCTTTAGTGAACGTAAGCGCACGGCTTATCGGCGAGAAGATGTTGGCTTTGTCTTTCAATTTTATAACCTTGTGGCAAATCTCACGGCTAAAGAAAATGTAGAATTGGCAACAGAATTGGTCGCAAATGGTATGGATGTGATAGATATTTTAGAAAAAGTGGGTCTTAGCCACCGTATGGATAATTTTCCTGCCCAATTATCAGGAGGAGAACAACAGCGAGTAGCAATTGCGCGTGCGGTTGCCAAGCGCCCTAAGATGCTGCTTTGTGATGAGCCGACAGGGGCTTTAGATTACCAAACAGGCAAGCAAGTACTCCAAATTCTCCAAGAAATGTCAAGAAACGAGGGAGCGACGGTCATTATTGTCACCCATAATGCAGCGCTGGCAGCCATTGCTGATCGAGTGATTCGTATGCGAGATGCGACGGTGCAGTCGGTGGAGCTGCAGTCTCATCCAGCGGATATTTTGACCTTGGAATATTAG